Genomic DNA from Rana temporaria chromosome 1, aRanTem1.1, whole genome shotgun sequence:
AAAAGTATATACATCAATATTATTGAAATAaattgaggaaatttttttttttttcattacatttaGTTAAGAAAAAGAGTAGGATGTTAGCATGTGTGTAAATATTTGCTCAGGATCTTGTGTTGCCATCGCACGGACTTGGCATGTTGCAGCCATAGAAACGGCACCCACGGTTACCACCTCCACATTATTCTGCTacacaagtgctttctgaatcaaaTATGTTATGACATAATTATTCCTTTTTTCAAAATGGGGCAGCTActttgatacaatttttttttttctaggtattttttccagagttaccatgggcctcttggctacttTTCTGAGTATTGCTCTCCTTGCCCTGCCTGTCAGTTTAGTCTgatggtcatgtcttggtaggtttgcagttaagccatactctttccattttcagattatGGATTgtacagtgctccatgagatgttcaaagcttgggatatttttttttattacctaaccctgctttaaacttctccacaactttatgcctgacctgcctggtgtgttccttgacccttatcatgctgtttgttcactaaggttctctaacaaacctcggagggcttcacagaacagctgtatttatattgagattaaattacacacaggtggactctatttatatatgtgacttctgaaggcaattggttctgcTAGATATTAGTTgggtgcagggtttgacaaatttgcttggaatctaggagcccgtTAAAAAAGTTAgtagccagaaaacgtgccccgtcccgccaagctcgagcgcagaagcgaacacatacgcgagtagcgcccgcatatgtaaacggtatgtgaggtatcgccgcgttagAGCGAGACCaaaaattctagctctagaccttctttgtaactcaaaacatgcaacttgtagaattttttaaacgtcgcctatggagattttaaagggtaaaagtttgtcggcattccacgagcggatgcaatttttaagcatgacatgttgggtatcaatttactcggcgtgacattatctttcacaatataaaaaacaattgggataactttactgttgtcttatttttttattaaaaaaagtgtattttttccccaaaaaagtgcgcttgtaaaaccGCTGCGTAAATATGGTGTgatagaaagtattgcaacgattgccattttattctctagggtgttagaataaaaaaatatacataacgtttgggggttctaattagagggaaggaaatGGCAgtgaaaaccagtaaaaaaacacacattagaactgctgttttacttgtaatgccaacggccactaccagatggcgccaggtcacagaaggaagcttgggccttcacaaggctgcaaagccgtggCCTAAATTACCAGCCTTCGCGGGCCTGCCgtgatcggcctaaactgatgaagaaattatttttttaaaaacatttttggggatatttattatagcaaaaaagtaaaaaaatattggcccagattctcatacattagcgttgctcctgggcagcgtaatatatgagctctacgtttcaccgccgcaggtctacaggtttaaatcctgattctcagaacacttacctgtaaacttgcggcggtgtagcgttagattgcttggcgcaagcccgcccaattcaaatggggcgggcaccatttaaattaggcgcgcacccgcgccgagcgtactgcgcatgctccgtcgggtaaattacccgacgtgcattgcgctaaatgacgtcgccccgacgtcatttgcctagatgtatacgtaaatggcgtccagcgccattcacggacgtcttacgcaaacgacataatttttattcaattcgacgcgggaacgacggccatagttaacattggttgcgcctgctaattagcaggggcaaccttacgcgtcgggtacgctacgcaaacgacgttaattcgctgcgtcgacctcgcgtatgttcggtaatcgccgtacttacctcatttgcatagacgacggggaaaagcgacgatgcgacacctagcggtgggaaaaaaaattacttttaagatctgacagcgtgacagccttacgcttgtcagatctaatgggtacctatgcgcaactgattctgagaatcagtcgcatagatacccggggccagatgaggtgttacgacggcgctaatggtgttgcgccgtcgtaacgcctttgagaatctggcccattgtctttcttttcaaaaaataaaaactgcagaggtgatcaaataccactaaaagaaagctctatttttgggggaaaaaaggacgcaaattttgtttgggtacagcattgcatgaccgcgcaattgtcagttaaagcaacacagtgccaaattgtaaacagtgctctggtcaggaagggggtaaaatcttctggggcttaaagtggacctttctcCCTTCTATTAAAACTTACAGAAGGCATAATTGCATGCTGATGTGAAATCCTCTTATACTGACTGTACTTACCATTGACTATAGCCCTGGCCCCACAGATGCCCCCTGGAAAGGCAACGGCACTagttctttcaggaagattccaTACCAAAGCTGCAAGACCTAACagtattaccgtattttccggcgtataagacgactttctggatgcaaaaacatgcatccaaagtcgggggtcgtcttatacgccgggtacggtctcggtactcactttttttccccagcgctgacagtctcccatgctgcgatcgcgatcgtgaatgatttcaaagccgcaccttcactgcagagtgttctgtgataggaggaacaaaaatcttcccagcagcgcctctgttctttgttcctcctatcacagatgccttctcatcctcggacgagatgagaagacgtccgtgataggcggaaaacataacagaggcgctgctgggaagatttttgttcctcctatcacagaacactctgcagtgaaggcgcggctttgaaatcattcacgatcgcgatcgcagcatgggggactgtcagcgctggggaaaaaaagtgagtgttattgcactggggggggggcaacaagttcaggcacagtgggggcaagtgatggcaatgtgggggcatgtaatggcacaatggcaatgtgaggggcaagtgatggcaatgtgggggcatgtaatggcaatgtgggggcatgtaatggcacaatggcaatgtgggggcatgtaatggcacagtggcaatgtgggggcatgtaatggcacagtggcacagtctgggcatgtaatggcacagtgagtaatgtaatggcacagtgagtaatgtaatggcacagtctgggcatgtaatgtaatggcacagtgagtaatgtaatgtaatggcacagtctgggcatgtaatgtaatggcacagtgaggaatgtaatggcacagtctgggcatgtaatgtaatggcacagtctgggcatgtaatgtaatggcacagtgaggaatgtaatggcacagtctgggcatgtaatgtaatggcacagtgaggaatgtaatgtaatggcacagtgacatttgaaaaagcctgtttctgtcagcggttctggctacccctcagcttccagaaagacagtaagaagggggtagtcttatacagtatatcccaaaatccaaatttttcctggaaaattagggggtcgtcttatacgccggaaaatacggtatactgtgcatgtgtgaGATGACACCATGCACTTCATCTAATGCATGTGCCAtatggcagccctcaaaatttccactcgcctactagcatttggctagtggatttaagctgggggcgagtgatgacagggctgcatgaccaatctccttccaatctgtgcctacacttagagtccagatgagattggcggccgaagaggaaaggtgcatgctcgggacaAGTAGTCtagtgagccgcgcacaggcagagcagtacacagatgctcgccttacaattctcattaagccatgggacctaacagtatgacctctctgagcctgcccccctcccccgggccccgaccaatgtagctggagagcagaaagtaatgagtgaggtggaggattgcaaaaatgaccactccggtgcagcgctcactgaaagttgccctgacatgagagcggcagccttctagtttgtgaagttttcttctccttgtgctctatgtagttGTCCAACAGTTcggcctgagcactgtgaacagactggtctcaatgtgtgctgtgcgctgtaagtgtgcgctgtgctatggtgtcaatggctgtgcagttgtgtggatctcagcgctggattgtacttcctcccgctgtgctgcagctcctctcctctctgccagcctgaataaaagggggaagtggggacatgcaagcgtggagccgcacacacagggttctgatgatgagatgaatgggagagagagagaggatggatgggagttgcagaggagacagcaagagaatgggggagagacccagttctagtgccctgtccctctggtctgcccccagtgccctgtccctctggtctgcccccagtgccctgtccctctggtcttcccccagtgccctgtccctctggtcttcccccagtgccctgtccctctggtcttcccccagtgccctttccctctggtctgcccccagtgccctttccctctggtctgcccccagtgccctgtccctctggtctgcccccagtgccctgtcccattttgttaaagttgttgttggtaatatttaattttgtaacttgattctgcataaaacattgtcattccatgagataatctacgagggcgtgtttacgggtgcaattaggcgcagggcagtgtatgaattaggtggggcaattggtggcgagtaactcttgaggcctggctagtagctcagaacttgaaattttgagccctgccataTGGCATTAAACTCatttgctgttaaaaaaaaaaaaaactgttagcataATATGGCATGGCTGGACAATGTACCTGTATGTAGCCGGCTTGCTTTCGTGTTTTGGGCACGCATGGGAACACCTCCTGCCAACTCGTGCTATGATGGACACAGCAGGAGTTTGGCAGCcgatttcagccaatgattttggctgAAGTCAACTGatcggctgtggccaatcacacatAGAGTTCTAGGTTTACAAAAACATAGAGCTCTGTGTACTGTTAACATCGATCTGGCACAGATCaatgtatttttgtgtttgttttttctcacccttttttcatttatagaataaaaaataaaaaacccagtggtggtcaaaaaccaccaaaagaaaaaaagcacttgCGTTTTCACACTGTGGTGGCTCGAGAGGTGCTTTACAGTCACTATTTGTAGCCctgaaaagcgccccagtgtgaaaggggtcttatagaaGCTGTAGTTTTCTATGAAGGATAAGGTAAGAAAGGGCAGGCATAGTCAAGCTCTCTTGATCAgagctcctgacagacccttaaaTGTATTAACCCCCACCACACCCTAAGGATCAACACAAGGGACACAGACGATGAGAAAACCAGACGAAAAATTCCGCTTTCGACGTAATCGTACGATAACCTGATCGTTGGTCAAAGCTGTTGTCCGATATTTTCTAAAGGGACAAACACAAGAAATGTTCTCGGCACGATACCAAATTGTACAATTTTCATTCAACCAGTACAGTTTTCGCCCGATAATATAATACTAATACATTACTGCACTTCCATATTTtcgtactttagtaacctatttgcATTCGATATGGAGACTAGCTTGCGAAAAAAAGGGTCGAAAATTCGTCCAATAatctcattggcccggattcacatacattggcgcatatttatgccggcgtagcgtatcgaatatacgctacgccgactcagCGCACAGAGGGAAAgacaatattcacaaagcactcgcccccagtcgctgttaaagatacgctgggtttcctcagcgtaagccagcgtaggtggaagtgggcgtgagccatgctaatgaggcgtgaccccatgtaaatgaaggactgagcgtcataaagttacgaataacgtacagcgcatgcgccgtcccgtggacacatcccagtgcgcatgctcagaatcacgttgaaacaactgcctaagatacgtcaaatcactgcctacgacgtgaacgtaacctacgcctagccctattcacgtactatgtaaacaacgtaaaatacgacggctgtgttccctggtccataccttttgcatgacttgcgcctcctatatggggaataactttgcgccggacgtacaacttacgcaaagcgcgtatattatgcgctgggcgcaagtacgttcctgaatctgcgtatctccctcatttgcataggtgaataggaaatcaatgggagtaccacttgcggccagcataaatatgcgcccaagatacgccggcgtaggaaagttacgtcggtcggaagaagcctattttcaggtgtatctagttctgtggacacggcgcacagatacgacggcacatagttacacttacgcagcgtatatccagatacgtcggcgtatgtgctttgtgaatccgggcctttgtgtgtactaggcttaactaagttatgtcccttgtaatgttttctgtttgtaaCTTTAGCTACACTTATGGTTTAAGGCATTTaatgcacacaaagtggatttatatagTTTGCTGATGTtaacatatattataaaaatgtttgtgcctggagttcagctttgagtAATATGAATAATTTATCTTGCAATTGGTTTATGCAGCAATTTTATAGCAAGAGGTTTGTGTTTCAGATCAGCAGTAGATACATTTTAGATTGCCTCATTTGCTTTGttcaaaataatatttttcttgttcaaatattttttattaaagaaagggGCAATCATACAAATGATAAAGGCACCGAGTAATTAACCCCAGAATGCGTGGGAAGTAATATAATGCAACATAATACACCAAAATGACAGGGACGCAGCCCAAAAGTGCATAAAAGTACATTTGGAATTTACTATTTGACAACTACAGTACAGCACGGTATATAATAAGTCACTCATAAAGAGAATATAGTTACAAACCCTCTTGGCATCAGAACAAGTAGTTGGTGCCATATAGTGTAGGTCACAAGGGATATGAGGCATATTTTCTGATAATGCAGAAAAGGGATAAACTACTAACCCATAAATTAGATCCTGAACTAGCTAAAAATCAGATGTGGAAGATGTCATATTGGGTAGGTTCTGGAAGACTGACAGCCACTGATGAGCGGTGCATGCCGATATGAGTTACAAAGAGCGGAATCAAAAGAATATTTTTCAGGAAAAGTTTTTACTACTGACCTTGAACATCACAGTGATTTGATATTTCCTATGTGTATTGGCGCAATCCATTTTTGTCACCCAGTTTTTGTTGTCcagctacgttttttttttattgaccttCCTTTAAATtccgggtctcaaactggcagccctccagctgttgcgaaactacaagtaccaccatgcctctgcttgtgggagtcatgcttgtaacatgCCTCATGGgtcgttttgcaacagctggagggccgccagtttgagactcctgATTTATATCTTCAGTAGAATTCACATATGTATTGCCAACCTtacaataaaaatgatttttgttTTTGACTTTTATAGGAATCCAGGGATCTTCCAAAATGGATATGGATCTTAAAGGAGAGAACAGGACTAACATTTCTTCTGTGCCCCTGTCTAGTACAGTAGACCGAAATTCTCCATTAAAAGTAGAATCTGAAAAACCTCGTTGCTCTAGCACGCCTTGTTCCCCAATTCGTAGAACTGTTTCAGGTTATCAGATACTTCACATGGATTCCAATTACCTGGTTGGCTTTACAACAGGAGAGGAGCTTATAAAACTAGCTCACAAATGTGCAACCACAGAAGAGAATTCTGGGGAAACTCTACCAACATTTCGTGCCAAGCAACATGACTCTGGACTCTCTCGCTCATCTCGGATATACAAAGCTAAAGGTCGACACTATCAGCCATATGAAATTCCTTCGATCAATGGGAGAAGGAGAAGACGAATGCCAAGTTCAGGCGATAAGTGCAATAAAGTTATTCCTTATGAGTCTTACAAGGCGGCACACGGCCCTTTGCCACTTTGCCTTCTTAAGGGTAAGAGAATGCATTCAAAGTCTTTGGACTACCTCAACCTAGATAAGATGAACATCAAGGAGTCAGCAGATACTGAAGTTTTGCAGTACCAACTTCAGCATCTCACACTTAGAGGTGACCGTGTCTTTGCGAGGAATAATACATGAATAAGAAGTCTGCTTTGTTTGGCACCTGTCTTGTTGCATATAGGAAAACGATTTTGAGAAACGACATCTGTGCTACACGTGTACGGCTTGGTCTACATTAGTGGCACCTGGGAATGACTTCTCGATTTAAATCGCTTGATCCTAAGCAGCAGAAGATACACCACTTGGTTGGAAAGGCTGGTTCGTGTGAATCTGATTTCTAGCCATTTCTAACTTGAAGGAAGAAGACCTTTATATCCTAGAATTACTATGGATTACAATGAGATAATTATTTAATTTGTGAATGATTTACATTTATAAGGACTTAATCActtatagctaaaaaaaattgttttcttgacTATTCCTTTAGATTAAATATGTTGTGTTTGATGAATTTTAGATTAATCAATGACTGACCCTGGTTTGTAAATACGTCAGGATTTAGATACTGAACACAGTTGTAAGTATTTTGTTTTGTTGCTCATTTTCAGAATGTCTTCAAATGTATATATTAGTTTTAATATATAGCTGGATCAATATATAGTCAGTACTTGACATTTGATCTCTGGAATCAAATTCAATATGAATTTAATGGCTatctgctttatatatatatatttccctttTAAGCCCAGGGCAAGTTACATGTTTaccatatttttaatatttaatttaaattGCAACTGATAATTGAGGAAATTAagcaatatttatatttttttgattagtTTGCCAGTGCTTGAGCATACTAGCAAAATGTTAAATGCAGTAAGTCTCCAATAGCGTGTATGTCAGAAAGTACCAATATAGAGTGAATTTATTTAAGGTAAATGCAGTAAACACTAATGGTAAGAAAATTTGCTATATTGCTgtattttcctctctctctctctcagctgtGGCCTTTAATAGGGCATTGTGCAACTTGTAGTAACCCAACCAGGCAATGCCAAAACCATTCAAGCAGAACTGCTAAAATCTGGCTGTGATAGATAACTGTATGTCTTTTACCCTTTTTTTACAGTGGTGCTTACTGTATTTATGAAAAGTGCTCTTTGGCTGCCAACTGAAATCAGCTTTGTGTGTATTTAAACTCCAAATATGTTTCAATAGGTTTAGCATCATGCttcactgtatacattttttttttttactaagcaaATAATTTTTTGAATGAAGAAAGTTTCTTACCTGGGGATATTGCCAGTAACAGCATTTCCTGTTGCAGGAGGTTATTATTAAGCGCATTGACCTCTCTCCCcaaaccccttcccccccccccccccactgtatagTGTCCTGCCTTGGATTTATGTTGACTGTTAAATGTGcatcatacaaaaaatatatatggtaaAATTTGACTTTTGAGGAACAACAttttacataaaaatattttttttattaattcatgCTTATAAATTGCATAAGCatcattatatataaaaatattataacatctgaatacaaaacaataaaaaacattttgacaATGCAGTGCATCATATCCAAAAATAGTGAGCTTTTGTGATCTGACACGTTTCCTGGACTTGTCAGGTGTCATTAATATATTTATGCACAAACAGCTGTGTTAAATGCAGTAGTTTCCTTTTCTTGTTTAAGTCCCCTTTCTATACGAGGCGGATCCGTTCAGTGGAGTTccccagctcagcaggagatcgctTCGTTGATCTCCGCTAAGCCAGCGGATGACcggtctgtctctgctcactaAACGGGGAGGGGGCCTGTCAGAGAGTCActgattcctatggagagattggacgaaaacggacagcatgtccattttcatcagatctcatctgaTCCGCTAAGACTGATGGCAAACGTATCGCCAtaagtctgattttagcggatcgagtgtcagcggacacatctccTCTGACATCCgtctccccatagaagtcaatgaatgGCCTGCTAGGAGCCTAAAAAATGGACAGGGGGATCCGAGCGGGCTTGGTGGGATTAACTACTTGTCTACCGAACCATTTCTAAAACCTCTCTCATATGAGATTTTTGgaaagaatacacttaaatgaatttaaaaaaagaaaaacacaatatataaccccatctttaaaatatatgtaagatgatgttacgccgagtaaatagatactaaacATGTCAGGCTTTAAAATTGGAATGGTGGCaatctacagtacttaaaaatctccataggtgatgctttaaaaaatgtttacaggctACCAGTTTCAAGTTAccgaggagatctagtgctagaattattgcccttaCTGTGATATCAGAAGTGAtatttcacatgtgtggtttgattgCCAATTACATATGTGGGTGTGACCTATGTATGCGTTCACCACTGTTCGCGATCACGGGGTGGGGGGCAGGGGgcgctttttatttatttgactatctaagggaaaaaaaacaatgtttatcCTGAAAATATGTTTCTCTGCTTTTAAGTAGAGGTGGGATTAACTTCTTGTCTACCGAATGGTCTTGCTTTGTTCACAGGCAATCGCGCCTggtggacatcgtggccgcccgGCAGACGCAACGGGTCACGAGTGATGCGGcgcgccccctagacggccgggaagcccaggacatcatatgacacctgcccaggatgggagatccctcctgcggacgtcatatgacaatacgcaggtaatgaagtggttaaaaaatgttttatttttttaacttgatcacttttattccttattCCATTCCTTTTGATAGAAAAAAAGCAGTGACAGGTCCTCCTttttggagagatctggggtcaataagacctcacctCTCTCTACAATATAAACCATTagatagaaaaacaaacaaacattgatCTGTTGCCAGCAGCTGCAACTGCCGGATCGGTTCTCATGCTTCCCAATCCACCAGATAATCCCAAGAACCACTGGCAAGCAGCgggagtgtgggggagggggggggggtgaagtgacCCCTCCCACCGCATCTACAACTAGTGGTGAATCCGCTGCTGGCATTACTTTTATgggttagagcagtggtcatcaaccctgtcctcggggcccactaacaggccagattttaaatatcactgagcagcaaatgaaatTACCTGTGATGTAtcccagttatcttgcaaacctggcctgttagtgggccctgaggacagggttgatgaccactgagttagagaatcgccagctgaaaaaaaaacaataccaggaTTATGGCGTATTGCTGCAGCCATATTCCACTGCCGACCGAGGACGTCATTTGTCTATGGCCCCGTTGGCAAGTGGATAAAGCTGTGCGGGTACTTTTCATAGCGTGATAGAGCACAGATCCAATAATTTTTTCTGTAAAGAGGTGCTATTTTCCTCCAAAAGTGCTTTCATTTGGGAGCGAAGCCAGCATCGTCTAAATCAATTTAAACCATAGCCAAATGCCTAGAAATTACTATAAGGGATTTCCATAAGTCACATAAACGTCCTTTTATACTGCGTCTATATACTCCGGCACATCTCCAACACTCACAGCCCTTGGGTCAGACCAAAAaggaacaataataataattattattgatAATTAATAAAGTGGATcgtttggaagtgcagccgtccggacatctttcttaaagtagaactataggcacaactttttttttttttttggatagagcaaggggggTTTATAAcctttcaccatctgtgtcccattgtggagatttcccttcacttcacacagaaagtgaaaggaaatctctgcaaattaagggggaaaaaaaaggtttgctgTGTTTATATTTTAACTTTCTGTTGCAGGCTGACAACAGGAAGCCACTGCCTGGCAATTAGGATCGGCATTGTCACTCTGGCTTGCTGAGTTCCTTCAGTTGGCTATTGGGCTGTATATCTGACAGCGAATAGCTATAGTAGATAGCAAACAGCTGCCGATAATTGCAAAGCAGCAGCTTAGGGTTGTCAGCCTGCAAAAAAAAGAGCTGCTACTGGTGGATTCCCCAGGTAAGGAACTTTTGCAACAAATTcaccaaaaataataatttatcgaAGAAAACCTATACAGTAGGACATGATGGCAAacctagtgaaaaataaatataggGTTTTGAAAGTAAAACAAGGATTTAGACCGGGAGTTTTGGGCAACTACTGATTTTCTTGTTCGCTCCTTCTATATATAAGATCCCATGTTTTTAATATTATATCTATTTAATTGTGAGGCTGATACCCCAGGTTGGCCTGAACATAGCGTGATGCTAATACTTTGCAATGCTATATGGCTATCCAATTTGTTGGGCCTGTGGAGAGAGTAGAGGGTATGTGTGAACTACAGTGATCTATGCCAGTCAATACGATTTCACCTTCTGATGGGTTACAACAATAAAAGGTGATTGCTAATTGGGTGTTGTGGGCTACAGCACAGGGTACGTTGATCTTTGCCTTATTAATCTCAATAAAAAGCAAACAAGCTTGTGCAGCTATACTTTTTATCAGGAAAATGTTGAAATGTGTAGATAGATCTATATGACAATTGTCTTACAAAATGTGCAGATTGCAAATAAGAAATGAAATGAGTATAGTAACAATTCAGACATTGGCAATTCAGTGCCAGGTTAGTTGCTTCACATTGTGACACATTTGTATGATATGCTGTACTGAGAGTGCAAGCGCATTTTGGATGAATCAAATGAAGATGTTGAACAGGCACTGATCAATAAACCAATTatcacagaaaacattaggctatgtcccatcttttatatttttttcgttttgttttgcttttttaaaaCTAGTCCAGTGAATTTTtgcaaactgaaaaattgggt
This window encodes:
- the MACIR gene encoding macrophage immunometabolism regulator, yielding MDMDLKGENRTNISSVPLSSTVDRNSPLKVESEKPRCSSTPCSPIRRTVSGYQILHMDSNYLVGFTTGEELIKLAHKCATTEENSGETLPTFRAKQHDSGLSRSSRIYKAKGRHYQPYEIPSINGRRRRRMPSSGDKCNKVIPYESYKAAHGPLPLCLLKGKRMHSKSLDYLNLDKMNIKESADTEVLQYQLQHLTLRGDRVFARNNT